A window of Leclercia adecarboxylata contains these coding sequences:
- the lsrK gene encoding autoinducer-2 kinase translates to MSYLLALDAGTGSVRAVIFDLQGNQIAVGQAEWKHLSVENVPGSMEFDLDTNWRLACQCIHQALERAHLSAADIQSVACCSMREGIVLYDRNGEAIWACANVDARASREVAELKEIHDYRFESEVYDVSGQTLALSAMPRLLWLAHHRPDIYRRAATITMISDWLAAKLSGELAVDPSNAGTTGMLDLFSRDWRPALLDMAGLRADILSPVKETGTLLGTITREAAQQSGLREGTPVVMGGGDVQLGCLGLGVVRAGQTAVLGGTFWQQVVNLPQVRTDPQMNIRVNPHVIPGMAQAESISFFTGLTMRWFRDAFCAEEKLIAGRMGMDTYALMEEMASRVPAGSHGVMPIFSDAMHFKQWYHAAPSFINLSIDPEKCNKATLFRALEENAAIVSACNLAQISQFSGVVFDSLVFAGGGAKGALWSQILSDVTGLPVRVPEVKEATALGCAIAAGTGAGLYADMAATGEKLVKWSREFTPNPAHRELYDGMMQKWQAVYADQLGLVDSGLTTSMWQAPGLVRTSPSSRPSP, encoded by the coding sequence ATGAGTTACCTTTTAGCGTTAGATGCAGGGACAGGCAGCGTTCGCGCCGTTATTTTCGATTTGCAGGGCAACCAGATTGCCGTCGGCCAGGCCGAGTGGAAGCACCTGAGCGTGGAGAACGTCCCCGGCTCGATGGAGTTCGACCTCGACACCAACTGGCGGCTGGCCTGCCAGTGCATCCATCAGGCGCTGGAGCGGGCGCATCTTAGCGCGGCGGATATCCAGTCTGTCGCCTGCTGCTCGATGCGCGAGGGGATTGTCCTGTACGACCGCAACGGCGAGGCCATCTGGGCCTGCGCCAACGTCGATGCCCGCGCCAGCCGCGAAGTGGCCGAGCTCAAAGAGATCCACGATTACCGTTTTGAATCCGAAGTCTATGACGTCTCCGGCCAGACCCTGGCCCTGAGCGCCATGCCGCGCCTGCTGTGGCTGGCGCACCATCGCCCGGACATCTATCGCAGAGCCGCAACCATCACCATGATCAGCGACTGGCTGGCGGCAAAGCTCTCCGGCGAGCTGGCCGTTGATCCGTCCAACGCGGGTACCACCGGCATGCTGGATCTCTTCTCCCGCGACTGGCGTCCGGCGCTGCTGGATATGGCCGGACTGCGGGCCGATATTCTCTCTCCGGTGAAAGAGACCGGCACCCTGCTGGGCACCATTACCCGGGAAGCGGCGCAGCAGTCAGGCCTGCGGGAAGGAACCCCGGTGGTGATGGGCGGCGGCGATGTGCAGCTGGGCTGTCTGGGGCTGGGGGTGGTGCGCGCCGGGCAGACCGCGGTGCTGGGCGGCACCTTCTGGCAGCAGGTGGTCAACCTGCCGCAGGTGCGTACCGATCCGCAGATGAACATCCGCGTGAACCCGCACGTGATCCCGGGCATGGCGCAGGCGGAGTCCATCAGCTTCTTTACCGGGCTGACGATGCGCTGGTTCCGCGACGCCTTCTGCGCCGAAGAGAAGCTGATTGCCGGGCGGATGGGCATGGATACCTACGCCCTGATGGAGGAGATGGCCAGCCGGGTACCGGCAGGCTCTCACGGGGTGATGCCGATCTTCTCCGACGCCATGCATTTTAAGCAGTGGTATCACGCCGCGCCGTCGTTTATTAACCTCTCCATCGACCCGGAAAAATGCAACAAGGCCACCCTGTTCCGCGCCCTGGAAGAGAACGCGGCCATCGTCTCCGCCTGCAACCTGGCGCAGATCTCGCAGTTCTCCGGCGTGGTCTTTGACAGCCTGGTGTTTGCTGGCGGCGGCGCCAAAGGGGCGCTGTGGAGCCAGATCTTAAGCGACGTCACCGGCCTGCCGGTGCGGGTGCCAGAGGTAAAAGAGGCCACCGCGCTCGGCTGCGCCATCGCCGCCGGAACCGGCGCCGGGCTGTATGCGGATATGGCCGCCACGGGGGAGAAACTGGTGAAGTGGAGCCGGGAATTCACCCCGAATCCGGCGCACCGGGAACTCTACGACGGCATGATGCAGAAGTGGCAGGCGGTGTACGCTGACCAGCTCGGGCTGGTGGACAGCGGGCTGACGACCTCCATGTGGCAGGCTCCGGGGCTGGTGCGGACATCCCCCTCATCCCGGCCCTCTCCCTAA
- a CDS encoding NADPH-dependent 2,4-dienoyl-CoA reductase, with protein MSRYPSLFAPLDLGFTTLKNRVLMGSMHTGLEERPDGAERLAAFYAERARHGVALIVTGGVAPAPSGVGMEGGAVLNDAAQLPHHRIVTDAVHQAGGKIALQILHTGRYSYQPNPVAPSAIQAPINRFKPHALTHDEILTLIDDFARCAALAREAGYDGVEVMGSEGYLINEFLAARTNQRDDEWGGDYPRRMRFAVEVVRAVRERAGSDFIIIFRLSMLDLVEGGGTFDETVQLAQAIEAAGATIINTGIGWHEARIPTIATPVPRAAFSWVTRRLKGHVTIPLITTNRINDPQVADSLLANGDADMVSMARPFLADAELLSKAQSGRADEINTCIGCNQACLDQIFVGKVTSCLVNPRACHETRMPIVPAVNKKRLAVVGAGPAGLAFAVNAAARGHNVTLFDALQEIGGQFNIAKQIPGKEEFYETLRYYRRMIDITGVDLRLNQWVSAEDLLEFDETILASGIAPRTPEIEGVSHPKVLSYLDVLRDKAPVGDRVAIIGCGGIGFDTAMYLSQTGEATSLNIAEFCAEWGIDTSLNQVGGLRPEGPQLPKSPRQIVMLQRKASKPGEGLGKTTGWIHRATLLARGVKMIPAVSYQKIDDDGLHVLIGGEPQLLRVDNVILCAGQEPKRDLAEPLREAGQTVHLIGGCDVAMELDARRAIAQGTKLALEI; from the coding sequence ATGAGCCGCTACCCGTCGTTATTCGCCCCCCTCGATCTGGGGTTCACCACCCTTAAAAACCGCGTGTTAATGGGCTCGATGCATACCGGGCTGGAGGAGCGGCCGGATGGCGCAGAGCGGCTGGCGGCGTTCTATGCCGAGCGCGCCCGTCACGGGGTGGCGCTGATCGTTACCGGCGGCGTGGCCCCTGCCCCATCCGGGGTTGGGATGGAGGGCGGCGCGGTACTGAACGATGCGGCACAGCTGCCCCATCACCGGATCGTTACCGATGCCGTCCACCAGGCGGGGGGCAAAATCGCCCTGCAAATTCTGCATACCGGGCGCTACAGCTATCAGCCGAACCCGGTGGCCCCGTCGGCAATCCAGGCCCCCATCAACCGCTTTAAGCCCCACGCCCTGACCCACGATGAGATCCTGACCCTGATCGACGACTTTGCCCGCTGCGCGGCCCTGGCGCGGGAAGCGGGCTACGACGGCGTGGAGGTGATGGGCTCCGAAGGCTATCTGATTAACGAATTCCTTGCCGCCCGCACCAACCAGCGCGACGACGAATGGGGCGGCGACTACCCCCGCCGGATGCGCTTTGCCGTGGAAGTGGTGCGTGCCGTGCGTGAACGTGCCGGGAGCGACTTTATTATTATCTTCCGCCTGTCGATGCTCGACCTGGTGGAGGGCGGCGGCACCTTCGACGAAACCGTCCAGCTGGCGCAGGCCATTGAGGCGGCAGGGGCGACCATCATTAATACCGGGATCGGCTGGCACGAGGCGCGGATCCCGACCATTGCCACGCCGGTACCGCGCGCGGCATTCAGCTGGGTAACCCGCAGGTTAAAGGGCCACGTCACTATTCCGCTGATCACCACCAACCGCATTAACGATCCTCAGGTGGCGGACTCTCTGCTGGCTAACGGTGATGCCGATATGGTGTCGATGGCGCGGCCGTTCCTTGCCGATGCCGAGCTGCTGTCGAAAGCCCAGAGCGGCCGGGCGGATGAGATCAACACCTGTATCGGCTGCAACCAGGCCTGTCTGGATCAGATCTTCGTCGGCAAAGTGACCTCCTGTCTGGTCAACCCTCGCGCCTGCCATGAAACCCGTATGCCGATCGTGCCGGCCGTGAATAAAAAGCGGCTGGCGGTGGTGGGCGCAGGCCCGGCGGGGCTGGCGTTTGCGGTAAATGCCGCCGCACGCGGGCATAATGTGACGCTGTTTGACGCTCTCCAGGAGATTGGCGGGCAGTTTAATATCGCCAAACAGATCCCCGGCAAAGAGGAGTTCTACGAGACGCTGCGCTACTACCGGCGGATGATCGACATTACCGGCGTGGATCTGCGGCTCAACCAGTGGGTGAGCGCGGAAGATCTGCTCGAATTCGACGAAACGATCCTTGCCAGCGGGATCGCCCCGCGAACGCCGGAGATCGAAGGCGTCTCACACCCGAAGGTGCTGAGCTATCTCGACGTGCTGCGCGACAAGGCGCCGGTTGGGGATCGCGTGGCGATTATCGGCTGCGGCGGGATCGGCTTTGATACCGCGATGTACCTGAGCCAGACGGGTGAGGCCACCAGCCTGAATATCGCCGAATTCTGTGCTGAGTGGGGCATCGACACCAGCCTGAATCAGGTGGGCGGTTTGCGCCCGGAAGGGCCGCAGCTGCCGAAAAGCCCGCGCCAGATCGTGATGCTGCAGCGCAAGGCCAGCAAGCCGGGCGAAGGGCTGGGTAAAACCACCGGCTGGATCCACCGCGCTACCCTCCTCGCCCGCGGCGTGAAGATGATCCCGGCGGTGAGTTACCAGAAGATCGACGACGACGGATTGCATGTGCTGATCGGCGGCGAACCGCAGCTGTTGCGCGTGGATAATGTGATTTTGTGCGCTGGTCAGGAGCCAAAGCGCGATCTGGCGGAGCCGCTGCGCGAGGCGGGTCAAACGGTGCATCTGATTGGCGGGTGCGACGTGGCGATGGAGCTGGATGCGCGGCGGGCGATTGCCCAGGGGACAAAATTAGCTCTGGAGATCTAG